One Pseudonocardia abyssalis DNA segment encodes these proteins:
- a CDS encoding HAD family hydrolase has translation MSVVACLDLDRTVIYSARSLDLRMPDHEAPRLLCVEVYRNAPLSFMTEDAVVAFHALREAAEIVPTTTRTPEQLARVHLPGPPPRYAIAANGGHLLVDGVPDPDWADVVRERLAECAPLAQVQAHLDAVSGAFVLNRRTASELFCYAVVERADVPDGWVRDLTGWCGERGWTVSLQGRKVYAVPRTLTKSAAAREVATRLGARALLAAGDSLLDADLLDAADHAVRPAHGELHDTGWTRDGLVVTAATGGAAGAELLGVLRELAVQASAVQGRSPARGRV, from the coding sequence ATGAGCGTCGTCGCGTGCCTCGACCTCGACCGCACCGTCATCTACTCCGCGCGCTCGCTGGACCTGCGGATGCCCGACCACGAGGCCCCGCGCCTGCTGTGCGTCGAGGTCTACCGCAACGCCCCGCTGTCGTTCATGACCGAGGACGCCGTGGTGGCGTTCCACGCACTGCGCGAGGCCGCCGAGATCGTCCCCACGACGACGCGGACGCCCGAGCAGCTCGCCCGCGTGCACCTGCCCGGCCCGCCGCCGCGGTACGCGATCGCCGCCAACGGCGGGCACCTGCTCGTCGACGGCGTGCCCGACCCCGACTGGGCCGACGTCGTGCGGGAGCGGCTGGCGGAGTGCGCGCCGCTGGCGCAGGTGCAGGCCCACCTCGACGCCGTCAGCGGGGCGTTCGTGCTCAACCGGCGCACCGCGAGCGAGCTGTTCTGCTACGCCGTCGTCGAGCGCGCTGACGTCCCCGACGGCTGGGTGCGCGACCTCACCGGCTGGTGCGGCGAGCGCGGGTGGACGGTGTCGTTGCAGGGCCGCAAGGTCTACGCGGTGCCGCGGACGCTGACGAAGTCCGCAGCCGCCCGCGAGGTCGCCACCCGGCTCGGCGCGCGCGCTCTCCTCGCCGCGGGCGACTCCCTGCTCGACGCCGACCTCCTCGACGCCGCCGACCACGCCGTCCGCCCCGCCCACGGCGAGCTGCACGACACCGGCTGGACCCGCGACGGACTGGTCGTCACCGCCGCGACGGGTGGCGCGGCCGGGGCGGAACTCCTGGGGGTGCTCCGGGAGTTGGCAGTGCAGGCGTCGGCGGTGCAGGGCCGATCACCGGCGCGTGGCAGGGTGTGA
- a CDS encoding tellurite resistance TerB family protein, which yields MGFFDQLKTKMAGLQATATTEVAKFKTKDFAKASMAMCALIAAADGTISAEERRKTAGFIGSNEALKVFPPSELQDHFTFYASKLESDYDFGKLEAIATIGKLKKDQPAARAVIQVGIIVGGADGDFDKDEQQAVREACLAVGISPAEFDL from the coding sequence ATGGGCTTCTTCGACCAGCTCAAGACCAAGATGGCCGGCCTGCAGGCCACGGCCACCACCGAGGTCGCCAAGTTCAAGACCAAGGACTTCGCGAAGGCGAGCATGGCGATGTGCGCGCTCATCGCCGCCGCCGACGGCACGATCAGTGCCGAGGAGCGTCGCAAGACCGCCGGGTTCATCGGCAGCAACGAGGCGCTGAAGGTGTTCCCGCCGAGCGAGCTGCAGGACCACTTCACGTTCTACGCCTCGAAGCTGGAGTCCGACTACGACTTCGGCAAGCTCGAGGCGATCGCCACGATCGGCAAGCTGAAGAAGGACCAGCCCGCGGCCCGGGCCGTCATCCAGGTCGGGATCATCGTCGGCGGGGCCGACGGCGACTTCGACAAGGACGAGCAGCAGGCCGTGCGCGAGGCGTGCCTCGCCGTCGGCATCTCGCCCGCGGAGTTCGATCTCTGA
- a CDS encoding TerD family protein, whose translation MTVSLQKGQKVSLAKRGGGALSVVRMGLGWDAVKKRGLFGSRSQSIDLDASALLFDAGSQLVDAVWFRQLRSKDGSVQHTGDNLTGAGDGDDESVIVDLARLSPAVAQIVFTVNSFTGQDFSQIENAFCRLVDETTNEELARYELSGSGKHNAQIMAKVARDGQGGWSMTAIGAIASGRTFQDLLPATAAHL comes from the coding sequence GTGACCGTCAGCCTGCAGAAGGGTCAGAAGGTCTCGCTGGCCAAGCGCGGCGGCGGCGCCCTGTCCGTCGTCCGCATGGGGCTGGGCTGGGACGCGGTGAAGAAGCGCGGCCTGTTCGGTTCCAGGAGCCAGTCGATCGACCTCGACGCCTCGGCGTTGCTGTTCGACGCGGGCAGCCAGCTGGTCGACGCCGTGTGGTTCCGGCAGCTGCGCAGCAAGGACGGCTCCGTGCAGCACACCGGCGACAACCTCACCGGTGCGGGCGACGGCGACGACGAGTCCGTGATCGTCGACCTCGCCCGGCTCTCACCCGCGGTCGCGCAGATCGTGTTCACGGTCAACTCGTTCACGGGCCAGGACTTCTCGCAGATCGAGAACGCGTTCTGCCGCCTGGTCGACGAGACGACGAACGAGGAGCTGGCCCGCTACGAACTCTCCGGCTCGGGGAAGCACAACGCGCAGATCATGGCCAAGGTCGCGCGCGACGGGCAGGGCGGCTGGAGCATGACCGCGATCGGCGCGATCGCCTCCGGCCGCACGTTCCAGGACCTGCTGCCGGCGACGGCGGCGCACCTGTAG